Proteins encoded within one genomic window of Pseudalkalibacillus sp. SCS-8:
- a CDS encoding alpha-ketoacid dehydrogenase subunit beta, which translates to MAQMTMIQAITDAMRIELKNDENVLIFGEDVGQNGGVFRATEGLQKEYGEDRVFDTPLAESGIGGLAIGLALQGYRPVPEIQFFGFVYEVMDAISGQMARMRYRSGGRYNAPITVRSPFGGGVKTPELHADSLEGLMAQQPGLKVVIPSTPYDAKGLLLAAIRDNDPVIFLEHMKLYRSFRGEVPEEEYTIEIGKADVKREGKDVTIITYGAMVHSSLKAAEELEKEDIQAEVIDLRTVSPLDIDTIIESVNKTGRAIVVQEAQKQAGVAANVVAEINDRAILSLEAPVLRVTAPDTVFPFSAAEDVWLPDYKDIVEKAKQVIDF; encoded by the coding sequence ATGGCCCAAATGACGATGATTCAAGCGATCACTGATGCGATGCGCATTGAATTGAAAAATGATGAGAACGTTTTGATCTTTGGGGAAGATGTAGGTCAAAATGGAGGCGTGTTCCGCGCAACTGAAGGTCTTCAAAAAGAATACGGTGAAGATCGCGTCTTTGATACCCCGCTTGCAGAGTCTGGAATCGGAGGTCTTGCAATTGGACTTGCATTGCAAGGATACCGTCCAGTTCCTGAAATCCAGTTCTTCGGATTCGTATACGAAGTAATGGATGCGATTTCCGGGCAGATGGCTCGCATGCGTTACCGTTCTGGTGGACGCTACAATGCTCCAATCACCGTTCGTTCTCCATTTGGTGGGGGCGTTAAGACTCCGGAGCTTCACGCAGACAGTCTTGAAGGATTAATGGCTCAACAGCCTGGATTGAAGGTTGTCATCCCATCAACTCCATACGATGCAAAAGGTTTATTGTTAGCTGCTATCCGTGACAACGACCCTGTCATTTTCTTGGAGCATATGAAGCTTTATCGTTCTTTCCGAGGAGAAGTTCCTGAGGAAGAATATACGATCGAAATTGGTAAAGCGGATGTGAAAAGAGAAGGTAAAGATGTGACCATCATTACTTATGGTGCAATGGTACACTCTTCACTTAAAGCAGCAGAAGAACTTGAAAAAGAGGATATCCAAGCAGAAGTCATCGACCTTCGTACAGTAAGTCCGCTTGATATTGATACAATCATTGAATCTGTCAATAAGACTGGACGTGCAATTGTCGTACAAGAAGCACAAAAGCAAGCTGGAGTTGCAGCGAATGTCGTAGCAGAGATCAATGATCGTGCGATTCTATCATTAGAAGCACCAGTGTTGCGTGTAACTGCACCTGACACAGTGTTCCCATTCTCTGCTGCGGAAGATGTATGGCTTCCTGATTACAAGGATATTGTGGAGAAAGCGAAGCAAGTAATCGATTTTTAA
- a CDS encoding dihydrolipoamide acetyltransferase family protein, giving the protein MAFEFKLPDIGEGIHEGEIVKWFVKKGDEIKEDDILLEVQNDKAVVEIPSPYDGTVKDIKVDEGTVAVVGDVLLTIEAEGYEGEEEAEESEAKEEKKEEKQEDKQEAKEEKKDEKPAEDEKEETKAEPASEEDNDPTNRVKAMPSVRKYAREKDVNIKKVQGSGKNGRILKEDIDAYLEGGQETTQEEATQETEAKQDEKAADAKPAAAAQQQLETREKLKGMRKAIANAMVNSKHTAPHVTHMDEVVVTDLVAHRKKFKEVAADKGIKLTYLPYVVKALVSALREYPILNASIDDKNEEIVHKHYYNIGIAADTDAGLVVPVIKDADRKSIFTLSDEINELAKKARDGKLTTDEMKGSTCTISNLGSAGGQWFTPIINHPDAAILGVGRIQEKPVVENGEIVAAPVLAVSISYDHRLVDGVTAQNALNHVKRLLNDPQLLIMEA; this is encoded by the coding sequence GTGGCGTTTGAATTTAAACTGCCGGATATCGGTGAAGGTATCCATGAAGGCGAAATCGTGAAATGGTTTGTCAAGAAGGGAGACGAAATCAAGGAAGATGATATCCTTCTTGAAGTACAAAACGATAAAGCTGTCGTGGAAATCCCGTCCCCATATGACGGTACAGTAAAAGACATTAAAGTAGATGAAGGAACCGTAGCAGTTGTCGGTGATGTCCTTCTTACAATTGAAGCTGAAGGTTATGAAGGCGAAGAAGAGGCTGAAGAATCTGAAGCGAAAGAAGAAAAGAAGGAAGAAAAGCAAGAAGACAAGCAGGAAGCGAAAGAAGAAAAGAAAGATGAAAAGCCTGCTGAAGATGAAAAAGAAGAAACAAAAGCAGAACCGGCTTCTGAAGAAGATAACGATCCTACAAACCGTGTGAAGGCTATGCCATCTGTACGTAAGTATGCTCGTGAAAAGGATGTCAACATCAAGAAGGTACAAGGATCTGGCAAGAACGGACGTATCTTGAAAGAAGACATTGACGCTTATCTTGAGGGTGGACAAGAAACAACACAGGAAGAAGCGACTCAAGAAACTGAAGCGAAGCAAGATGAGAAAGCTGCAGATGCAAAACCAGCTGCTGCAGCGCAGCAACAGCTTGAAACACGTGAGAAATTGAAGGGTATGAGAAAAGCGATTGCAAATGCGATGGTGAATTCAAAACATACGGCTCCTCACGTTACGCATATGGATGAAGTCGTCGTGACTGACTTGGTCGCTCATCGTAAGAAGTTTAAAGAGGTTGCTGCTGATAAAGGCATTAAGCTTACTTACCTTCCATATGTCGTGAAAGCATTGGTTTCTGCATTGCGTGAGTATCCGATCTTGAATGCATCAATTGACGATAAGAACGAAGAGATTGTTCATAAGCACTATTACAATATCGGTATTGCTGCTGATACGGACGCTGGACTTGTTGTTCCGGTCATCAAAGATGCTGACCGTAAATCGATCTTCACGCTTTCAGATGAGATTAATGAATTGGCAAAGAAAGCGCGAGATGGTAAGCTAACAACGGATGAAATGAAAGGAAGTACTTGCACGATCTCGAACCTAGGATCTGCAGGTGGACAATGGTTCACTCCGATCATCAACCATCCAGATGCTGCAATTCTTGGTGTCGGACGTATCCAAGAAAAGCCGGTCGTTGAAAATGGCGAAATCGTAGCTGCTCCTGTACTAGCGGTATCCATCAGCTATGACCACCGCCTAGTAGACGGAGTAACTGCACAGAACGCCTTGAATCATGTGAAGCGTTTATTGAACGACCCACAACTATTGATAATGGAGGCATAA
- the lpdA gene encoding dihydrolipoyl dehydrogenase codes for MVVGDFAEEIDTLVIGSGPGGYVAAIRAAQMGQKVTIVEKGDIGGVCLNVGCIPSKAVINASHRFEHAQHSDDMGITAENVKVDMSKVQEWKAGIVKKLTGGVEGLLKGNNVEIVKGEAYFSDTNTVRVTKDEYTSQTYKFKNCILATGSSPIELPSFKWSDRVISSTGALALTEVPKKMVVIGGGYIGIELGTAYANLGTEVTILEGGKQILPGFEKQMSTLVSRRLKKKGVEIITDAMAKGVEESDDGVKVTAEVKGEEKSFDADYVLVTVGRKPNTEELGLEQIGVKINDKGLIEVDKQGKTSVDGLYAIGDIVPGPALAHKASYEGKIAAEAIAGEAAEIDYLAIPAVVFSDPELASVGYSEAEAKDAGFDVKASKFPFGANGRALSLNDAEGFMKLITRKEDGLVIGAQIAGPNASDMIAELGLAIEAGMTAEDIAMTIHAHPTLGEITMEAAEVAIDLPVHIVK; via the coding sequence ATGGTAGTTGGAGATTTTGCTGAAGAAATTGACACACTCGTCATTGGATCAGGTCCCGGGGGATATGTAGCTGCAATTCGAGCTGCTCAAATGGGACAAAAGGTGACGATCGTCGAAAAAGGCGATATTGGTGGAGTATGTCTTAACGTAGGTTGTATCCCTTCAAAAGCAGTCATTAATGCAAGTCATCGTTTCGAGCACGCGCAACATTCAGATGACATGGGGATTACAGCTGAAAATGTCAAGGTCGATATGAGCAAGGTTCAAGAATGGAAAGCTGGTATCGTCAAGAAGCTTACAGGTGGAGTAGAAGGTCTTCTTAAAGGTAACAATGTTGAAATTGTAAAAGGGGAAGCCTACTTCTCTGATACAAACACCGTACGTGTTACAAAAGATGAATATACTTCTCAAACGTACAAGTTCAAGAATTGTATCCTTGCGACTGGTTCCAGCCCAATCGAACTTCCGTCCTTCAAGTGGAGCGATCGTGTGATCTCCTCTACAGGAGCACTTGCTTTGACAGAAGTGCCGAAGAAGATGGTTGTCATCGGTGGAGGTTATATTGGAATCGAGCTCGGAACGGCATATGCAAACCTTGGTACTGAGGTGACCATCCTTGAAGGTGGTAAGCAAATCCTTCCTGGATTCGAAAAACAGATGAGCACGCTTGTTTCTCGCCGACTTAAGAAAAAAGGTGTAGAAATCATTACGGATGCAATGGCTAAAGGTGTCGAAGAATCTGACGATGGTGTCAAAGTGACAGCTGAAGTCAAAGGTGAAGAAAAGTCATTTGACGCTGATTATGTCCTCGTCACTGTTGGTCGTAAGCCGAACACAGAAGAACTTGGTCTTGAGCAAATCGGTGTCAAAATCAATGACAAAGGTTTGATCGAGGTAGACAAGCAAGGTAAAACTTCTGTAGATGGCTTGTACGCAATCGGAGATATCGTACCTGGTCCAGCTCTTGCTCATAAAGCTTCTTACGAAGGTAAAATTGCTGCAGAAGCGATTGCTGGTGAAGCTGCTGAAATTGACTATCTTGCGATTCCAGCTGTCGTATTCAGTGATCCTGAGCTTGCAAGCGTTGGATACTCTGAAGCTGAAGCGAAGGACGCAGGATTTGATGTCAAAGCTTCCAAGTTTCCGTTTGGAGCAAATGGACGAGCGTTGTCATTGAACGATGCAGAAGGATTCATGAAGCTGATTACCCGTAAAGAAGACGGTCTTGTAATCGGTGCGCAAATTGCAGGCCCTAACGCTTCTGATATGATTGCTGAATTAGGACTAGCGATTGAAGCAGGTATGACGGCAGAGGATATCGCGATGACGATCCATGCCCACCCGACTCTTGGGGAAATTACGATGGAAGCAGCTGAAGTTGCAATCGATCTACCGGTTCACATCGTTAAGTAA
- a CDS encoding glycine betaine uptake BCCT transporter, with protein MKKKFNKVFIISFIIAFIFILWGVLSPDGLQEKTSAIQEFLQIKFGWFYLLSATAFLIFSIYLIFSRYGKIKLGNDDDEPDYNLITWFAMLFSAGMGIGLVFWGVAEPLYHYYDPPSGNGETVESARASLRYAFFHWGLHPWGIYTIIGLALAYFKFRKGAPGLISAIFRPLLGDRVNGPIGILIDVIAVFATVFGVATSLGFGAAQISGGLSYVFDGIENTKITQLVIIAVVTVLFILSASTGLNKGIKYLSNTNIVLAIGLMFFLLFAGPTNFIMDVFTQTLGSYIQNLPSMSFTLGPYSETKQGWIQSWTVFYWAWWIAWAPFVGMFIARVSKGRTIREFVLGVLLVPTIFGGLWFSVFGGSAVYKERMEGSGLYSLMTEMGAEVALFGLFEQFPLGGVMSIIAILLISTFFITSADSATFVLGMQTTGGSLNPSNYIKFIWGGVVAASAAILLYSGGLTALQTASIIAAFPFTFILIFIIFAIMKALKEDYKLNKK; from the coding sequence ATGAAGAAGAAATTCAACAAAGTATTCATCATTTCATTCATCATTGCATTCATCTTCATTCTTTGGGGCGTACTATCTCCAGATGGCCTCCAAGAGAAGACGAGTGCTATACAAGAGTTTTTACAGATTAAATTTGGCTGGTTCTACTTATTGTCAGCTACCGCATTTTTGATTTTCTCCATCTACCTGATTTTCAGCCGATATGGAAAAATCAAACTCGGTAATGATGACGATGAACCAGACTATAACCTTATCACTTGGTTTGCCATGCTTTTCAGTGCCGGTATGGGAATTGGTCTTGTTTTCTGGGGTGTCGCTGAACCGTTATATCATTATTATGATCCTCCATCCGGAAATGGAGAAACGGTTGAGTCAGCCCGTGCATCATTACGATATGCATTTTTCCACTGGGGACTTCACCCATGGGGCATATATACAATAATCGGATTGGCACTTGCCTACTTCAAATTCCGTAAAGGTGCTCCTGGATTAATCAGTGCCATTTTCAGGCCGCTTTTAGGTGATCGAGTCAATGGGCCTATTGGTATCCTGATTGATGTCATCGCTGTTTTCGCAACTGTATTCGGAGTCGCAACCTCGTTAGGTTTCGGGGCAGCCCAAATCAGTGGTGGATTGTCTTATGTTTTTGATGGTATTGAGAACACGAAGATCACGCAATTAGTCATCATCGCAGTTGTAACCGTCTTGTTCATCCTGTCAGCTTCAACTGGTTTGAACAAAGGAATCAAATACTTAAGTAATACGAATATCGTCCTTGCAATCGGGCTTATGTTCTTCCTGTTGTTCGCAGGTCCTACGAACTTCATCATGGACGTATTCACTCAGACGCTAGGCTCATACATTCAAAACCTGCCTAGTATGAGTTTCACACTCGGACCATATAGTGAAACGAAGCAAGGCTGGATCCAGTCATGGACAGTGTTCTACTGGGCATGGTGGATTGCTTGGGCACCATTTGTCGGAATGTTCATCGCACGTGTTTCGAAAGGACGTACAATCCGAGAATTCGTTCTTGGTGTCCTGTTAGTTCCGACCATCTTTGGTGGCCTGTGGTTCTCCGTATTCGGTGGATCAGCTGTCTATAAAGAACGTATGGAAGGATCAGGACTGTATTCCCTCATGACCGAAATGGGAGCTGAGGTGGCGTTGTTCGGTCTGTTTGAACAATTCCCACTCGGTGGTGTGATGTCTATCATCGCGATCTTACTGATCAGTACATTCTTCATCACATCAGCCGACTCAGCAACATTTGTACTTGGTATGCAGACAACAGGCGGAAGCTTGAACCCTTCCAACTACATCAAATTCATTTGGGGCGGTGTCGTTGCTGCCTCTGCAGCAATCCTGCTCTATTCTGGAGGTTTGACGGCTTTACAAACGGCTTCGATCATCGCCGCCTTCCCGTTCACCTTCATATTGATCTTCATCATATTCGCCATCATGAAGGCATTGAAGGAAGACTATAAGTTGAATAAAAAATAA
- a CDS encoding polysaccharide deacetylase family protein, which yields MKQLLIWMLVLVLAGCAASPANEKPVEQDTEETEDQSKEESPTEGEEGDNEEEATDEENQSEEEEKPTEEEPEISYTINPANWTLKAEGEADSKVVLLTIDDAPDKHALEMAEKLKELDVPAIFFVNGHFMDTKEEKAIVKQIHELGFHIGNHTMTHSNLSKISEEKQREEIVQLSGVIEEVTGEAPIFFRAPFGVNTDYAKKVLKEQGMTFMNWTYGYDWEREYQTSAAIADIMVNTPLLTDGAILLMHDRTWSNEALVEIVKGLRDKGYSFADPSHIK from the coding sequence ATGAAACAACTACTGATCTGGATGCTCGTCCTGGTGCTGGCGGGCTGTGCTGCATCACCTGCGAATGAGAAACCGGTTGAGCAAGACACAGAAGAAACAGAGGATCAATCTAAGGAAGAATCTCCAACTGAAGGTGAAGAAGGGGATAATGAAGAAGAGGCTACGGATGAAGAAAATCAATCTGAAGAGGAAGAAAAACCGACAGAAGAAGAACCTGAAATTTCATACACCATTAACCCTGCGAATTGGACGTTGAAAGCTGAAGGAGAAGCCGACTCAAAGGTCGTGTTATTAACGATTGATGATGCTCCAGATAAACATGCTTTGGAAATGGCTGAAAAACTGAAAGAGTTGGATGTACCTGCGATATTTTTTGTGAATGGGCACTTCATGGATACGAAAGAAGAGAAAGCGATCGTCAAACAGATCCATGAGCTTGGGTTCCATATCGGAAACCATACGATGACACACTCCAATCTATCCAAAATTTCAGAAGAGAAGCAACGTGAAGAAATCGTCCAATTATCTGGAGTAATTGAAGAGGTTACAGGAGAAGCACCAATCTTCTTTAGAGCACCCTTCGGTGTCAATACGGATTATGCTAAAAAGGTCCTTAAAGAACAAGGTATGACATTCATGAACTGGACCTATGGCTATGATTGGGAGAGGGAGTACCAAACCTCAGCAGCGATTGCCGATATTATGGTGAATACACCATTGCTAACAGATGGCGCCATTCTTTTGATGCATGATCGTACATGGAGTAATGAGGCTCTTGTAGAGATCGTGAAGGGATTACGGGATAAAGGCTATTCATTCGCCGATCCTTCCCATATCAAGTAA
- a CDS encoding DUF1885 family protein, translated as MSNSAYVKLVEKSKQQTIQLDEVENLIHYYKEITTKTGEQLSWEYGTAAFPYQVKHQEQEGRKYLLLKGLEEDYQYIIVGTGNQGNDHIQIVLPEGSTHGDKGKANEFCKFLAKKLAGELHLFNGRVMYYYKR; from the coding sequence GTGTCCAATAGTGCTTATGTGAAATTGGTAGAGAAATCGAAGCAGCAAACAATCCAATTGGATGAAGTTGAGAATTTGATTCATTATTATAAAGAAATCACTACCAAAACAGGTGAGCAATTAAGCTGGGAATATGGGACTGCTGCATTCCCCTATCAGGTAAAACACCAGGAACAAGAAGGTAGAAAATATCTTTTGCTTAAAGGGCTTGAAGAAGACTATCAATACATAATCGTGGGGACAGGCAATCAAGGAAATGATCACATCCAAATCGTTCTTCCAGAAGGGTCTACTCATGGCGACAAAGGAAAAGCGAATGAATTCTGCAAATTCTTAGCAAAAAAACTGGCGGGAGAACTTCATCTGTTCAATGGAAGAGTCATGTATTATTATAAACGCTAA
- a CDS encoding DUF3055 domain-containing protein, giving the protein MDLFDKLYDEDETVKVRFVGFTTEHVRYDFGIVYTNMFFGKPLVVCMQTGRSTLMDAADLKNTESIQKAFKIHSKKEAEELASFFEESLPFSPIAEQYD; this is encoded by the coding sequence ATGGATCTTTTTGACAAACTCTATGATGAAGACGAAACGGTAAAAGTACGGTTTGTAGGATTTACAACCGAACATGTCCGCTACGATTTTGGGATCGTGTATACGAATATGTTCTTTGGTAAACCGCTCGTCGTTTGCATGCAAACCGGGCGCTCCACATTAATGGATGCGGCCGATTTGAAGAACACCGAGAGTATTCAGAAGGCCTTCAAGATTCACTCGAAAAAGGAAGCTGAGGAACTAGCCTCATTCTTTGAAGAGTCACTCCCGTTCTCACCAATCGCAGAACAATATGATTAA
- a CDS encoding GapA-binding peptide SR1P has translation MGTVICQTCNSTIEHFDVEKVTTLYSNCPDCKQKRKSGKKNA, from the coding sequence ATGGGCACAGTTATTTGTCAGACATGTAATTCTACAATTGAACATTTCGATGTTGAAAAGGTAACGACGTTATATTCCAACTGTCCTGACTGTAAGCAAAAGAGAAAAAGCGGTAAGAAAAACGCCTAG
- a CDS encoding aminotransferase class I/II-fold pyridoxal phosphate-dependent enzyme, whose protein sequence is MSQNATPLFTGLLNHAKRNPIQFHIPGHKKGRGMDPEFREFIGENALSIDLINIGPLDDLHHPHGMIKEAHQLAAEAFGADHTFFSVQGTSGAIMAMILSVCKPGEKVLIPRNVHKSVMSAIIFSGAVPVFIHPDIDPELGISHGITTQSVKKALEQHPDAKGLLVINPTYFGISANLREIVNLAHSFDIPVLVDEAHGVHIHFHERLPLSAMQAGADMAATSVHKLGGSLTQSSILNVRGNLVSPERVQSILSMMTTTSTSYILLASLDVARRRLAIHGRELAEQAIHLAESARKRINEIPNIHCVGKEILGTPATYDYDPTKLIISVKELKISGYDVELWLREKHNIEVELSDLYNILCIITSGDTETEVDQLISALTELAREHHHSGNKVEKAVPVSVPGIPVLSLSPRDAFYADTESVPIEESAGRIIAEFVMVYPPGIPIFIPGEIITQENIDYIFENISAGLPVQGPEDESLKTIRVIKEHKPIF, encoded by the coding sequence TTGTCTCAAAACGCAACACCGCTTTTTACCGGTCTTTTGAATCATGCCAAACGAAATCCAATACAATTCCATATTCCAGGACATAAAAAAGGTCGGGGGATGGATCCTGAATTCAGAGAATTCATAGGGGAAAATGCGTTGTCCATCGACTTGATCAACATTGGTCCATTGGATGATCTCCATCATCCACACGGTATGATAAAGGAAGCTCATCAGCTTGCTGCGGAAGCTTTTGGTGCCGACCATACATTCTTTTCTGTTCAAGGTACGAGTGGGGCGATCATGGCGATGATCCTTTCCGTATGTAAACCAGGTGAAAAAGTCCTTATCCCGCGAAACGTACACAAATCCGTCATGTCTGCCATTATCTTTTCTGGAGCTGTACCGGTGTTCATCCATCCAGATATCGATCCAGAGCTCGGGATCTCACATGGGATTACGACGCAATCTGTCAAGAAAGCCTTAGAGCAGCATCCTGATGCGAAAGGGCTTCTTGTCATTAATCCAACGTATTTCGGGATAAGTGCAAATTTGCGTGAAATCGTAAACCTCGCTCATTCATTTGATATTCCTGTCTTAGTCGATGAAGCTCATGGTGTGCACATCCACTTCCATGAACGCTTGCCTCTGTCAGCTATGCAGGCGGGAGCGGATATGGCCGCTACAAGTGTTCATAAATTAGGAGGCTCCTTGACTCAGAGCTCGATTTTGAATGTGCGCGGGAATCTGGTCTCTCCTGAGAGGGTCCAATCCATTCTAAGTATGATGACGACGACATCAACCTCATACATCCTCCTAGCCTCATTGGATGTAGCAAGAAGGAGACTTGCCATTCATGGAAGAGAATTGGCTGAACAAGCCATCCATCTTGCAGAGTCAGCTCGGAAACGCATCAATGAAATTCCGAACATCCATTGCGTCGGAAAAGAAATTTTAGGTACACCTGCAACGTATGATTACGATCCGACCAAGCTCATTATTTCTGTGAAGGAACTCAAGATTTCAGGCTATGATGTAGAGCTGTGGTTACGGGAGAAACACAATATTGAAGTAGAGCTTTCTGATCTTTATAACATCCTTTGTATCATCACATCAGGTGACACCGAAACAGAAGTAGACCAGCTCATTTCAGCACTTACTGAATTAGCTCGTGAGCATCACCATTCAGGGAACAAGGTGGAGAAGGCTGTTCCTGTCAGCGTACCGGGTATTCCAGTATTATCGCTTTCCCCTCGGGATGCGTTTTATGCTGATACGGAGAGTGTACCGATCGAGGAGTCAGCGGGGCGGATCATCGCTGAATTTGTAATGGTCTATCCCCCTGGTATTCCGATCTTCATACCAGGAGAAATTATAACTCAGGAAAACATCGATTATATCTTCGAAAACATTTCTGCAGGCTTACCTGTTCAAGGTCCTGAAGATGAATCGCTGAAAACGATCAGAGTGATCAAGGAACACAAACCGATCTTTTAG
- a CDS encoding nitronate monooxygenase, whose amino-acid sequence MNWNTKLTSLLGIEYPIIQGGLAYLAYSELAAAVSNAGGLGQITAMSMASPEELRVEIRKVKEMTSHPFGVNFAIGQHGRPFEHMLDAAIEEEVPVISMTGGNPTPVFERLKDTDVKKLVLVASRRQAIKAEQLGADAVMVVGQEGGGHIGKDDVSTMVLTPQVVDDVSIPVVASGGIGDGRGLMAAMALGAEGIEMGTRFIATKECVHAHEAYKQALISGEETGTVLIKKSLGAPGRVVRNEWADKIIEMEKENQGYEKMKDYISGEANQEFAIQGKLNEGFGWAGQVMGRIKDTPTVDELFNRILSEAEQIRLKWG is encoded by the coding sequence ATGAATTGGAATACGAAACTTACAAGCTTGTTAGGAATTGAATACCCGATCATACAGGGAGGGTTAGCGTATCTTGCCTATTCTGAATTGGCTGCTGCAGTATCCAATGCAGGAGGACTAGGACAAATCACTGCAATGTCCATGGCATCACCGGAGGAGTTAAGAGTTGAAATCAGAAAAGTGAAGGAGATGACGAGCCATCCATTTGGTGTGAATTTTGCCATTGGACAACATGGTCGGCCTTTTGAACATATGCTAGATGCAGCAATTGAAGAAGAAGTCCCTGTCATTAGCATGACTGGAGGAAACCCTACCCCCGTTTTCGAACGGTTGAAGGATACCGACGTAAAAAAATTGGTCCTTGTTGCTTCCAGGAGGCAAGCAATAAAAGCGGAACAACTTGGTGCAGATGCAGTCATGGTTGTTGGACAGGAAGGAGGAGGACACATTGGCAAGGATGATGTAAGCACAATGGTATTGACCCCGCAAGTAGTGGATGACGTATCCATTCCAGTTGTCGCGTCCGGTGGTATCGGTGATGGAAGAGGGCTGATGGCTGCAATGGCATTAGGAGCGGAAGGAATTGAAATGGGGACGAGGTTCATAGCGACGAAGGAATGTGTCCATGCACATGAGGCCTATAAACAAGCATTGATAAGCGGGGAAGAGACAGGCACTGTTTTAATAAAAAAATCATTGGGAGCCCCAGGCCGTGTTGTCAGAAATGAATGGGCTGACAAAATTATAGAAATGGAAAAAGAAAATCAAGGATATGAAAAAATGAAAGACTACATATCAGGTGAGGCGAACCAGGAATTTGCGATCCAAGGAAAATTGAATGAAGGCTTCGGATGGGCAGGCCAGGTGATGGGTAGAATTAAAGACACACCTACCGTAGATGAGTTATTTAACCGGATTCTTTCAGAAGCTGAACAAATCAGATTGAAATGGGGATAA
- a CDS encoding DUF1054 domain-containing protein — protein sequence MSFKGFTTEDFNVFKIQGLEARMEGIQSQIRPKLEQLGEYFAPTLSAATGDEMYYHTAKHARRTVNPPEDTWVAFANSKRGYKKLPHFQIGLFQSHLFVWFAVIYESPIKKDFAETLLNNQDEILAQIPEHFVWSIDHTKPDAIRNSDVDKEKFVEMTTRLRDIKKAELLCGIHIPNDDRLLQDGEGLLSEMDRTFNTLLPLYRYASGIYASHESI from the coding sequence ATGTCGTTTAAAGGTTTCACAACTGAGGATTTCAATGTATTCAAGATACAAGGACTGGAAGCAAGAATGGAAGGGATTCAGTCCCAAATCAGACCTAAACTTGAACAACTTGGTGAGTATTTCGCTCCAACATTATCTGCAGCTACTGGTGATGAAATGTACTATCATACTGCAAAACATGCCCGAAGGACCGTGAATCCTCCAGAGGATACCTGGGTAGCATTCGCCAACAGTAAACGGGGTTATAAAAAGTTACCGCATTTTCAAATCGGATTGTTCCAAAGTCATCTGTTCGTATGGTTCGCTGTGATTTATGAATCTCCTATTAAAAAGGACTTTGCAGAAACGCTTCTTAACAATCAAGATGAAATACTCGCTCAAATTCCCGAACATTTCGTTTGGTCGATTGATCATACGAAGCCTGATGCCATTCGAAACAGTGATGTTGACAAGGAAAAATTCGTTGAAATGACTACCCGTCTTAGGGATATCAAAAAAGCCGAACTGCTATGTGGAATCCACATTCCTAATGATGATCGATTACTTCAAGACGGTGAAGGATTACTTTCAGAAATGGACCGTACATTCAATACACTTCTCCCTCTTTATCGATACGCCAGCGGGATCTATGCATCACACGAATCCATTTAA